A section of the Candidatus Neomarinimicrobiota bacterium genome encodes:
- a CDS encoding beta-propeller fold lactonase family protein translates to MKKTLILASLLLVLLLLSACGDYKDADEDISKVYVTYQKADKVGVINASTGEIIREVDVDFTPGILDRPHFVVIDDENKKWYATLISSGIVAKFDLLTDELEDTVDVGNMPALMTLSQDGQFLYVSRFMPMGGVALQSKEIHKIRTSDMSIMGTVDVDAESPHGITIDLAGDYVWSASFSSSCLFKIDVEKFGDPEYEPERFPLASEYEQSQSAPGCASFADNWAQALQMEMAPSVNRVYITLSGRGEVRSYDTETGALFGQWPVGSSPWHLVVSPDGNAVIAANRGDNSVSVIDLSHDVPPAEITGDLFNMPHGVGVSHDGERIFITSSAASGGISYLHIIDSNTLTISHNVVLGEDVMATGLAVMQSVCSDCD, encoded by the coding sequence GTGAAAAAGACACTGATTCTTGCCTCACTTCTGTTGGTTCTCTTGCTGTTGTCAGCCTGCGGTGACTATAAGGATGCCGATGAGGATATCTCAAAGGTGTACGTTACCTACCAGAAAGCCGATAAGGTTGGTGTCATCAACGCAAGTACAGGAGAGATCATCAGGGAAGTGGACGTCGATTTCACACCGGGAATCCTCGATCGGCCTCATTTTGTGGTCATTGATGACGAGAATAAAAAGTGGTACGCGACACTCATCTCTTCGGGCATCGTGGCGAAATTCGATCTTCTCACGGATGAGCTTGAGGATACGGTAGATGTGGGCAACATGCCTGCCCTCATGACACTCTCCCAAGATGGTCAGTTTCTCTATGTCTCCCGCTTCATGCCCATGGGGGGAGTGGCGCTGCAGTCGAAAGAGATACACAAGATTCGTACATCTGACATGAGTATTATGGGAACTGTAGATGTTGATGCAGAATCTCCCCACGGCATCACTATCGATCTTGCGGGCGATTATGTCTGGAGTGCCAGCTTCAGTTCGTCGTGTCTGTTCAAGATTGATGTGGAGAAATTTGGTGACCCCGAGTATGAGCCGGAGCGCTTTCCCCTAGCGTCCGAATACGAACAGAGCCAGAGTGCCCCCGGTTGCGCCTCATTCGCTGACAACTGGGCACAGGCCTTGCAGATGGAAATGGCACCATCGGTCAATCGTGTTTATATTACTCTATCGGGTAGAGGAGAAGTCAGATCTTACGATACGGAAACCGGCGCCCTCTTCGGTCAGTGGCCTGTGGGCAGTTCTCCCTGGCATCTGGTAGTATCGCCCGATGGAAACGCCGTGATTGCAGCTAACCGGGGAGATAACAGCGTCTCAGTCATCGATCTGAGCCATGATGTTCCTCCTGCCGAGATAACAGGAGATCTATTTAATATGCCGCACGGCGTTGGCGTTTCACACGATGGCGAAAGGATATTCATCACCAGCAGTGCCGCATCGGGTGGAATAAGCTATCTTCACATAATCGACTCCAATACACTTACGATCTCCCATAATGTCGTCCTCGG